A segment of the Terribacillus aidingensis genome:
GGAAAGCTCCCGCAAGGTTCCCTTCTATTGGAAATCAGTCGAGATAGAGCAAATGAAAAGAATCTCATGAAAGAACTGGATCTTCCAGTAGCGCCTTTTACGATAGTGACAGACGAGAAGGAATTGCTGACTGCGGTTAGGGAAATCGGCTTTCCATCGGTCGTAAAAACGTGCCGAGGCGGATACGATGGCAAAGGACAGCTAAAACTGGAATTTAAGGAAGACCTGCAAGAAGCTGCTGCATTCGTTCGGCAGAATGGACGCTGCATTGTAGAATCATGGTTAACATTCGATAAGGAAATATCGATTGTACTGACTAGAGGCCAGGATGGAGAGATAACGTATTTCCCGGCAGCAGAAAACGAACACCGAGATCACATCCTTTATCGGACAATCGCACCCGCCAGCATCACAAACGAGGTAGCAGAGCAAGCACGTAACGCTGCTGGCAAGCTGGCGGAAGCAGCCGGAGTTGTCGGTACCTTCACCGTCGAGATGTTCGTCTCAGGCAATGAGCTTTACATGAATGAAGTCGCACCGCGACCGCATAATTCCGGTCATTATACAATTGAAGCTTGTACGGTTTCGCAATTCGAGCAGCATATCCGAGCAGTATGTGGTTTGCCGCTTTTGCCGGTCCATTTTATCGGAGCCGCCGTTATGATAAATTTATTAGGAGAAGAGCTGGACCAGTATTGGCAGCAGCCTGACAGACCACTAGCCCATATCCATGACTACGGCAAGCAAGAAGCAAAGCCAAAACGGAAAATGGGGCATTTCACAATGGTTGGGACGTCACGTAAGACCCTGCTGGATGAAAGCGACGCTTTTACACGATCACTAGGAGGAAACAAAGCATGATTGAACGTTATACAAGAGAAGAAATGGGTAACATCTGGACAGATGAAAACAAATATAAAGCGTGGCTTGAGGTCGAGATTCTAGCATGTGAAGCATGGAGTGATTTAGGCATCATCCCTGAATCCGATGTGAAAGCACTGCGTGAAAATGCATCCTTCGATATCAATCGTATCTTGGAAATTGAGCAGGAAACACGCCATGATGTGGTTGCCTTCACTCGCGCAGTATCCGAGACATTGGGCGAAGAGCGCAAATGGGTGCATTACGGCCTGACATCCACGGATGTAGTAGATACAGCTTTATCGTATTTATTGCTCCAGGCAAATCAAATCATCCGAAAAGGCATTGTCAATTTTATCGAGATCTTGGAAACAAAAGCAAAGGAACATAAGCATACTGTCATGATGGGACGTACACATGGCGTGCACGCCGAGCCAACGACTTTCGGTTTGAAAATGGCGTTATGGTATGAAGAAATGAAACGTAATCTGGAGCGTTTTGACGCTGCAGCTGACACGATTCAATATGGCAAGCTTTCTGGTGCGGTCGGTACATATGCGAATATCGATCCGTATGTGGAGAAATACGTTACGAAGAAGTTAGGCTTGAAGCCAGCACCAGTATCCACGCAAACATTGCAGCGTGACCGCCACGCACAATATGTGGGCACTTTGGCATTGATTGCTACAAGCATCGAGAAATTCGCGACTGAAATCCGCGGGCTTCAGAAAACAGAAACGCGTGAAGTGGAAGAGTTCTTCGCCAAAGGTCAAAAAGGTTCTTCTGCAATGCCCCATAAACGTAATCCAATCGGATCTGAGAACATGGTCGGCATGTCACGCCTGATCCGCGGTCACATGGTCACAGCTTACGAAAACGTTGCTCTTTGGCATGAACGCGATATCTCTCATTCATCTGCAGAGCGTGTTATCCTGCCGGATGCGACAATCGCGCTTGATTATATGCTGAGCCGCTTCTCTAATATCGTGAAGAATTTAACGGTCTTCCCTGAAAACATGAAGCGTAACATCGATCGGACCTACGGCGTTATTTTCTCCCAGCGTGTATTGCTTGCACTTATTGATAAAGGCATGAGCCGTGAACAAGCGTACGATATCGTTCAGCCGAAAGCGATGGAAGCATGGGAGACAGAAACACAATTCAAACAGCTCATCGAAGCAACAACCGAAATCTCTGCCTTCCTTAGCCAGGAAGAAATTGATGACTGCTTCGACTATACGTACCACTTGAAAAATGTAGATCAGATTTTCCATAAGATCGGATTAGAATAATACTTTGAAAAACGGGGTGGAGAATGTGAGAGGAAAATTGCTGTACGAAGGAAAAGCCAAGCAAGTGTTTCAATCAGCCGAAAATGAGCAAGAGCTCGTGCTGTCTTATAAAAATGATGCAACAGCATTCAATGGCAAGAAGAAAGCAAGCTTTGAAGGAAAAGGCCGCTACAACAATCTTATCTCGACCCATATTTTTGAATACTTGACGAAGCAGGGCATATCATCGCATTTCATCAAGCCGCTCAGCGAAACAGAGCAGCTTGTGAAAAAGACGACGATCGTACCGCTCGAAGTAGTCGTTCGGAATGTTGCAGCAGGAAGCATTACGAGAAGGCTTGGTATTCCGGAGAAGACCGTTTTCCAACCCGTTTTGACAGAGCTTTACTATAAGGATGATAGTTTGGATGATCCGATCATCAATGATGCACATGCATTACTGCTGACGGATGTGAATGAAGAAGAACTTGCTTACATTAAGCAAGCAGCATTGGAAGTCAACCAGCATCTGCAGACGTTCTTTGACCGAGTAGGTCTGCAGCTGGTCGATTTCAAACTGGAATTCGGCCGTGACCAAGACGGCTCCATTCTTCTCTCTGATGAAATTTCCCCGGATACATGCCGGCTTTGGGACAAGGAGAATGGCGGCAAGATGGACAAGGATGTATTCCGTGAAGACCTTGGTAGCTTGATCGACGTATATGATGCAATTCTAAATCGACTGGAGGCAGCAAAATGAAAAAGGTAAAAATCTTTATCACGCTGAAAGAAGGGGTTTTGGACCCGCAAGGTAAGGCTGTACAGGAAGCATTGCAGGCAAATGGATTCCCGGATGTAGCAGATACTCGTGTCGGAAAGTACATCGAAATGACACTGCCGGATGAAGCGGATGTAGCACTGGAAGTACAGCGTATGTGTGATAAGCTGCTAGCCAATCCTGTCATGGAAGAATACAGCTATACAGTCGAGGAGGGTATACACTCGTGAAATTTGCTGTCATCGTCTTTCCAGGCTCCAACTGTGACCGGGATATGTACCATGCGGTCAAAGACGGTTTAGGAGAAGAAGCGGATCTAGTATGGTATGAAAATGCGAATCTGACAGACTATGATGCTATCTTGCTTCCGGGCGGATTCAGCTACGGTGATTATCTTCGCTCCGGCGCGATTGCATCTGTATCCAATGTATTGAACCAAATCAAGCAAAAGGCAGAAGCAGGCACACCCGTCCTTGGTGTGTGCAATGGCTTCCAGATCTTATTGGAAACAGGCTTGCTGCCGGGTGCAATGCTGCGGAATGAAAAGCTGAAGTTCATGTGTCATTACGAAACCCTTGTTGTCGAAAGAGCCGATACGATGTTCACAAGCGGCTATGAAAAAGGCCAGCAAATTCAAATTCCGATCGCCCACGGTGAAGGAAATTACTATTGTGACGATCGAACACTGGAAGAGTTGAAACGAAATAATCAGATTGTTTTTACTTACAAGAACAATCCGAATGGTTCTCGGGCTGATATCGCCGGAATCGTCAATGAAGCAGGTAATGTGCTAGGCATGATGCCTCACCCGGAACGAGCTGTCGAGGATTTGCTCGGTTCAAGCGATGGACTTGCAATGTTCCAATCCGTACTACAACACTGGAGGGAAATGTATGTTACAACAAGCTGAGATCAGTCCGGAAAAAATCGAACAAGATCGTTTGTACCGAGATATGGGTTTGACAGATGAGGAATTCCAATCTGTAAAGAATATCCTTGGCAGACAGCCAAATTTCACGGAAACAGGCATTTTCTCCGTTATGTGGTCTGAGCATTGCAGCTACAAAACATCCAAGCCACTATTGCGCAAATTCCCGACGGAAGGACCGCATGTCCTGCAAGGACCAGGTGAAGGAGCGGGAATCGTCGATATCGGTGATGACAAAGCGGTTGTATTTAAAATCGAAAGTCATAACCATCCATCTGCTGTCGAGCCTTACCAAGGCGCAGCGACCGGAGTTGGCGGTATCATTCGTGACGTATTCTCCATGGGAGCCCGGCCAATTGCACTACTGAATAGCTTGCGTTTCGGTAACCTGACGACACCGCGTGTTAAATATTTGCTTGAGGAAGTTGTCCACGGTATTGCTGGCTACGGTAACTGTGTCGGTGTACCGACTGTTGGCGGAGAAATTCAGTTTGATGCTAGCTACGAAGGCAACCCGCTCGTCAATGCAATGTGTGTCGGTTTGATCGACCAAAAGGATATCCAAAAAGGGATTGCTGCTGGTGTTGGTAATACAGTTATCTACGCAGGTGCTCCAACTGGCCGTGATGGTATCCATGGTGCAACGTTTGCATCAGAAGACTTGAGCGAAGAATCTGAATCAAAACGTCCTTCTGTTCAGGTTGGTGATCCATTCATGGAAAAACTTTTGATTGAAGCATGCTTGGAAGTGATCCAGCATGAAGCACTTGTCGGTATCCAGGATATGGGCGCAGCTGGTCTGACATCAAGTGCAAGTGAAATGGCGAGTAAAGCTGGTATGGGTATGGAAATGAACCTTGACCTAGTACCGCAGCGTGAACAGCATATGACGCCATATGAATTGATGCTTTCCGAATCCCAGGAGCGCATGCTGCTTGTCGTGAAGAAAGGCCAAGAGCAGGGCATCATCGAAGTATTCGAAAAATACGGACTACAAGCGGTTGCTGTAGGTACTGTAACGGATGACAAACAGTTCCGTCTTTTGCATCATGGTGAAGTTGCAGCAGAGATCCCGGTTGATAGTTTAGCTGAGGATGCACCAGTTTATTACAAAGAATCAAAGGTACCTGACTATTACACAGAATTCCAGACTATCGATTATAAGCCAGCTGTCATGAATCATGCAGCGACGCTGAAGCAGCTTTTGCAGCAGCCGACGATTGCCAGCAAAGAATGGGTTTATGATCAATATGATTCCATGGTTGGTGCAAGTACGGTCGTCGCACCTGGAAGTGATGCGGCAATCGTGCGCGTACGCGGAACAGAGAAAGCAATTGCAATGACGACAGATTGTAATTCCCGCTATATCTATCTGGATCCAGAAACTGGCGGCAAGATTGCTGTGGCAGAAGCAGCTCGTAATATCATCAGTTCAGGTGCGAAGCCGCTTGCGCTGACAGATGGCTTGAATTTTGGAAACCCGGATAAACCAGAGAACTTCTGGCAAATGGAAAAAAGCGTGGATGGTATGAGCGCTGCATGTTTAGCATTGGAAACGCCAGTTATCAGCGGTAACGTATCGCTTTATAACGAGTCCAATCAGCAAGCAATTTTCCCGACACCTATCGTCGGAATGGTCGGCTTGGTAGAGAACTTGGCGCATGTAACGACAAGCCAGTTCAAGCAAGCTGGTGATGCTATTTATCTACTAGGTGAAACGAAGGCTGAATTCGGCGGAAGCGAGTTGCAGAATGTACTGGAAGGACGTTATTACGGTAAAGCACCTGCTATTGATCTAGATGTGGAAGCGAGCAACCAGCAAGCAGTACTAGCTAGCATTCAGCAAGGATTCATAGCATCTGCACATGATCTCGCAGAAGGCGGTCTTGCTGTTGCATTGGCAGAAAGTCTATTCGGTACAGAGCTTGGTGCTAAGGTAACAATCGACGGTGATATGACGGCAGCGCTTTTCAGTGAATCACAGTCACGCTTCCTTTTGACGGTTTCTCCAGAAAATCAGGCAGCTTTCGAACAGGCAGTGCCAGGAGCAAAGCAAATTGGTTTGGTAACAGAAGAAGCAGAGCTTGTAATTGGACAAGATGGACGATCTATCATCTCAGAAGCAGTATCGACACTCGAGGCACTTTGGAAAGGAGCTATTCCATGCTTGCTGAAATCAAAGGCTTGAATGAGGAATGCGGCGTCTTTGCGATATGGGGACATGAGAAAGCTGCAGAAGTGACGTACTACGGCCTTCATGCCTTGCAGCATCGCGGGCAGGAGGGAGCCGGTATCGTCACGACTGACCGGGAAAACCTTCATTTGCACAAAGGAATCGGCCTGATTAATGAAGTATTTTCAGAAGGACAGTTCAACAAGCTGAACGGCAATGCAGCCATCGGCCATGTCCGCTATGCCACTGCTGGCGGCGGAGGTTATGAGAACGTACAGCCGTTGCTGTTCCGCTCCCAGAAAGATAGCCTGGCAATCGCACACAACGGAAACCTCGTTAACGCATATGGACTGAAGCAGCAGCTGGAAGCACAAGGCAGCATTTTACAGACTTCTTCTGATACAGAGGTGATTGCCCATCTGATCAAGCGCAGCGGTCAGATAGAACTGGAAGAGGCGATCAAGTCGGCTCTCAGTATGGTCAAAGGTGCTTACAGCCTTACAATCCTTACAGAAACCCAGCTGTTTGTTGCAGTAGATCCAAAAGGGTTGCGTCCGTTGTCACTTGGCCGCCTTGGTGATGCATGGGTAGTTTCCTCTGAAACATGTGCATTTGATGTAACAGGAGCGGAATATGTACGTGAAGTGGAGCCCGGTGAATTGATAACAATCAGCGATGCAGGTCTTCATACGCAGCGTTTTTCTTCCACTCTTGAAAGATCACTTTGTTCCATGGAGTATGTCTACTTCTCCCGTCCGGATTCCAATTTGAACGGCCAGAACGTGCATGCTTCCCGTAAAAAGATGGGGAAAGTGCTCTCGCAGGAAGCCCCAATTGAAGCGGATGTTGTAACAGGTGTTCCTGATTCTAGTATTTCAGCCGCGATCGGATTTTCAGAGGCTTCGGGCATTCCATATGAGCTTGGCTTGATCAAGAATCGCTATGTGGGCCGTACCTTCATCCAGCCTTCCCAGGAACTTCGTGAACAGGGTGTAAAAATGAAGTTATCGGCTGTACGCGGTATTGTCGAAGGAAAACGCGTCGTCATGGTTGATGACTCAATCGTGCGCGGAACGACAAGCAAACGGATTGTCCGGATGCTGAAGGAAGCTGGTGCAACCGAAGTGCATGTGCGTATCGCTTCTCCTCCGATTCAAAATCCATGCTTTTACGGTATTGATACATCGACGACATCAGAGCTGATTGCGGCTAATCACAGCATTGAAGAGATGCGCGAGTTAATCGAAGCAGATTCACTATCTTTCCTGTCAGTCGAGGGTCTGGAAGATTGCATCGTTGGTGACAACGATACGATGACACATGGTATTTGCAAGGCATGCTTTACAGGAAACTATCCAACTGAAATCTATCCGGATACCGTACTTCCGGCGTACAAATGTTAGGAGGGCAAGCATGAGCGAACTTTACAAGCAAGCCGGCGTGGATGTCGAAGCAGGCTATCGCGCAGTAGACTTAATGAAGAAACATATCAATCGTACGAACCGTCCGGAAGTTATCGGCGGTGTCGGCGCGTTTGCAGGACTGTTTGACTTGTCGTCTTTCTCTTATAAAGAACCGGTACTTGTTTCCGGAACAGATGGAGTTGGTACGAAGCTGAAGCTGGCTTTTGATATGGATCAGCATGATACGGTAGGAATCGACCTTGTCGCTATGTGTGTGAATGACATCATCGCTCAAGGTGCACAAGCGTTGTTTTTCCTGGATTATATCGCCTGCGGCAAAAATGAACCGGAGAAGATCGAACAGATTGTCAAAGGCATTGCTGATGGCTGTGTTGAAGCAGGTGCTGCATTGATAGGCGGCGAAACAGCTGAAATGCCAGGTATGTATGGAGCAGAAGAATATGACTTGGCGGGCTTTGTCGTAGGTATTGGGGAAAAGGCGAAGCTGATCAGCGGTGCTGATGTTAAAGCAGGAGATGCGATTATTGGGATTGCTTCTAGTGGTCTGCATTCCAACGGCTTCTCTCTAGTGCGCCGTCTGATTGAGCAGCATGGTCTGAGACTGGACGAAGTGTACGCGCCATTTGATCGTCCATTAGGAGAAATCTTGCTTGAACCGACCAAAATCTATGCAAAAGCAGTATGTGCTGTCCAAGAGAAAATTGATATCCATGGTATCTCTCATATCACTGGCGGCGGCTTCCATGAAAACCTGCCGCGCGCAGTGCCCGAGGATCTTGGAGTCCGGATACAGACCGGAAGCTGGGAGCTGCCGCCTGTCTATGAATTCCTAATGGAAAAAGCTGAGCTAGTCTTTGAGGATATGCTCGGTGTTTTCAATACAGGAATCGGTATGGCACTAATTGTCTCTAAAGAAGATGCAGAAGAAACAGTTTCCATTCTGCGAGAAGCTGGCGAAAGCGCTTGGATCATCGGTGACGTGACGGACAAGACAGGCGTGGAGTTTTCCGCATGATTCCAGCTGCCGTTTTTGCTTCCGGCAGCGGCAGCAACGCTGAAGCGATTGTGCAGGCTGCCGAATTACCTTGTACAATCCAGCTGCTTGTTTGTGACAAGCCGGAAGCACCTGTCATACAAAAAGCAAAAGAGTGGGAAGCGGAGATTTTTGTCTGCGATCCGAAGACCTTTAAAGATAAGCAAGCCTATGAACAAGCTATTCTTACTAAGCTGCAGGAAAAACAGATTGAATGGATTTTTCTAGCGGGTTACATGCGCTTGATCGGACACACTCTGCTGGAGGCATATCCAGAGCGTATCCTGAACATCCATCCGTCGCTGCTGCCAGCATTTGCCGGCAAGGATGCGATCGGACAAGCCTTGGCTGCAGGTGTGAAGGTGAGCGGAGTGACGATTCATTTCGTTGACGCGGGAATGGATACTGGAAATATCATTGCCCAAGAAGCAGTTCCGGTCCTGGAAAATGATACACATCAAACCTTGCATCAGCGAATCCAAGAAATTGAGCATCGCCTTTATCCGGAAACGATTTCGTACATACTCAAAGAACAAGATAGAAAGGAATGACTGCAATGCCACGTGCGTTAATAAGCGTATCAGATAAAACAGGTATCATCCCATTTGCCAAAGGATTGGCAGCATTGGATTTTGAGATCATTTCAACTGGAGGCACTTTGAAACAACTGCAGGAAGCAGGAATTCCAGCAGTGGCAGTGTCTGATGTGACTAAATTTGATGAGATCATGGACGGACGTGTAAAGACGCTTCATCCAGCCATACACGGCGGTTTGTTAGCTAGAAGAGATGATGAAAGCCATATGCAGCAACTGAAGGAGCGCGACATCACACCGATCGATTTGGTTGTAGTGAATCTCTATCCGTTTAAAAATACGATCGAGAAGCCAGGCGTTACAGAAGCCGATGCCATCGAAAATATCGACATCGGAGGACCGACAATGCTTCGTTCAGCTGCTAAAAACTTTGCTGGTGTTACTGTCCTAGTTGATCCAGAAGATTACGAGATGACATTGTCTGCATTGCAGGAGGGTGAGCTTTCTTATGAAGCGAAACGCCGCTTAGCAGGTAAGGTATTCCGCCATACAGCAAACTATGATGCGATGATAGCAGGTTATTTTGCTGAATTGAATGAAGAGCATGATACGGAAACATTGACACTGACATATGAAAAAGTCCAATCCTTGCGTTATGGGGAAAACCCGCATCAGGCAGCGGCATTCTACAAGGATCCAATCGTCAAAGGCGCTTCCATCGCAAATGCGAAGCAGCTGCATGGCAAGGAGCTTTCTTATAATAATATCCAGGATGCAAATGCAGCACTGGAGATCGTCATGGAATTCCAAGAGCCTGCTGCTGTTGCAGTCAAGCATATGAACCCTTGCGGTGTCGGTATCGGAGAAACTATTTCGAATGCTTTCCGAAAAGCATTCGAAGCAGATCCGACATCTATTTTTGGCGGTATTGTTGCTTTGAACGGTGAAGTTGATAAAGATACGGCATTGCAGCTGAAGGAGATCTTCCTTGAGATTGTCATCGCGCCAAGCTTCACAGAAGAAGCATTGGCTTTATTGACGGAGAAGAAAAACATCCGTTTATTGGAGCTTGCTGCAGATAAAATCCAACAACCGAAAAAGGTCGTCAGCGTAAGCGGCGGTCTGCTTGTACAGGATTATGATGCAGGTGCTGTAACAGAAGCGAATCTCACTGTTGCGACTAACCGAAAGCCGACAGAAGACGAAATGAAGAATCTTCTCTTCGCCTGGAAAGTTGTGAAGCATGTGAAATCCAATGCCATCGTTGTGGCAAAGGATGATCAGACGATCGGTGTCGGGGCAGGACAAATGAATCGGGTTGGAGCTGCTAAGATCGCCTTGGAGCAGGCTGGTGAGAAAGCAGCAGGTGCGGTGCTCGCATCGGATGCATTCTTCCCTATGCCGGATACAGTCGAAGCGGCAGTGAAAGCTGGAGTAACAGCTATCATCCAGCCAGGCGGATCAAAACGTGACGAAGATTCTGTAGCTGTATGTAATGCGCACAATATTGCTATGGTTTACACAGATATGCGCCACTTCAAGCACTAATTGTCAGGGGGAGACTTTGTGAGAGTTCTTGTTATAGGCAGCGGCGGCCGCGAGCATAGTATCGTCGCAAAGCTAGCTTCAAGTACTGAGGTTACGGCATTGTACGCAGCACCAGGTAATGGCGGTATAGCCGACTTGGCCACTTGTGTGCCGATTGATGTAACAGCTGTGGAAGACCTGGTCCATTTTGCTAAGGAAGAACAAATCGATTGGACATTTGTCGGCCCGGAAATTCCGTTGCTTGCTGGTGTCGTCAACGCTTTCCAACAGGAAGGCTTGAATGTATTCGGACCAACAAAGGAAGCTGCTTTGATCGAAGGAAGCAAGGATTACGCTAAAAGCTTTATGCGTGTTCATGCTATCCCTACTGCAGCCAGTGAGACTTTCTCTGATGCAGATAAAGCAAAAGCATATATTGCGAAAAAAGGTGCACCGATCGTTGTGAAAGCAGATGGGCTTGCTGCTGGTAAAGGTGTCGTAGTTGCCCAGACGGTTGAGGAAGCGCAGGAAGCTGTAGAAAGCATGCTAGTCGACAACCAGTTCGGCCAAGCGGGCAGCCTTGTTATTATCGAGGATTTTCTTGACGGCAAGGAATTTTCACTAATGGCTTTCGTGAATGGAGAAAATGTTTATCCGCTTGTGCCTGCTCGTGACCACAAACGCGTTTACGATAATGACCAGGGCCCGAATACAGGCGGTATGGGTGCGTATGCACCAATTCCGGATTTACAGCAGACAGTGATTGATGAAGCAATCGAACGCATTCTGAAGCCTGCTGCAGCTGGACTTGTGAAAGAAGACCGTTCTTTTACAGGTGTTTTGTACGCCGGTCTTATCGAAACAACAGACGGACCAAAAGTGATTGAATTCAATGCCCGTTTCGGAGACCCTGAAACACAGGTCATCCTGCCGCTGTTGGAGAATGATTTGCTGCAGGTCATGCAGGATGTTACAGCTGGTGAAGATCCTAAGCTGACGTGGAAGGATGCTTACGCTACCGGAACGGTCATCGCTGCAAGCGGCTACCCAGGAAGCTATGACAAGCAGCTTCCGATTCCTGATTTAACAGAACTGCCGCAGGATGTTTACTGTATCCACGCCGGTACCGAAAAAACGGCAGACGGTTATGTTTCCAACGGAGGCCGCATCTTGTTCATCGGCTCTGTACACCATAATCGTACGGATGCAGTGGAAAGTGTCAAAACAGGACTTGAAATTTTTGAAGATAACCCGAATTTCCATTATCGGACTGATATTGGCTTCGGGAAATAAAGGAAAGAAGAACTGGTATACGGGCCAGTTCTTCTTTTTTATTCTCCTTGGGAATCCTTTTCTTTCCCCTGGGAATCTTGCTCTTGATCTTGGGAATCCTGTTTATGCAAAAATTGATTGATGATGGTCATACTTGGGCAATAACGTACGATTCCTTCCGCAATTTTCATTGCGCCTGCCAGCAAGGCTAAATGGGCGGTTAACTTCCTCGGTCTTGTCACAAGAACAGCTGTTGCATATCCGACTATGCTGATTCCAGCAGTAATTCGGATCATCGCTTGTATTATCCCCATATTAGGTTTCAATTGTAGCCCCCCTTCCTTCTGTGGTCTTAGTTTCCCTGCTACTTTCAGCGTTTATGCTAGTATAAAAATTCCAATGCACGTCGTATTACGCAAATCCGCTCAGATGATGTATGATAAAAGATAAGGTAAGAAGCACATCCGTGCGTATGGGGGAGGGAAGCTGCATGCAGCTTGATAAGCTCCGTGGTGAGCATTTAGATGAATTATTTGAGGCGATACTTTCATTAAAGGATATCGAGGAATGCTATCGCTTCTTCGACGACATTGCGACAATCAGCGAAATACAATCTCTTACACAGCGCCTTCAAGTGGCGAAGATGCTCCGTGCTGGAGCGACATATC
Coding sequences within it:
- the purN gene encoding phosphoribosylglycinamide formyltransferase; this encodes MIPAAVFASGSGSNAEAIVQAAELPCTIQLLVCDKPEAPVIQKAKEWEAEIFVCDPKTFKDKQAYEQAILTKLQEKQIEWIFLAGYMRLIGHTLLEAYPERILNIHPSLLPAFAGKDAIGQALAAGVKVSGVTIHFVDAGMDTGNIIAQEAVPVLENDTHQTLHQRIQEIEHRLYPETISYILKEQDRKE
- the purH gene encoding bifunctional phosphoribosylaminoimidazolecarboxamide formyltransferase/IMP cyclohydrolase yields the protein MPRALISVSDKTGIIPFAKGLAALDFEIISTGGTLKQLQEAGIPAVAVSDVTKFDEIMDGRVKTLHPAIHGGLLARRDDESHMQQLKERDITPIDLVVVNLYPFKNTIEKPGVTEADAIENIDIGGPTMLRSAAKNFAGVTVLVDPEDYEMTLSALQEGELSYEAKRRLAGKVFRHTANYDAMIAGYFAELNEEHDTETLTLTYEKVQSLRYGENPHQAAAFYKDPIVKGASIANAKQLHGKELSYNNIQDANAALEIVMEFQEPAAVAVKHMNPCGVGIGETISNAFRKAFEADPTSIFGGIVALNGEVDKDTALQLKEIFLEIVIAPSFTEEALALLTEKKNIRLLELAADKIQQPKKVVSVSGGLLVQDYDAGAVTEANLTVATNRKPTEDEMKNLLFAWKVVKHVKSNAIVVAKDDQTIGVGAGQMNRVGAAKIALEQAGEKAAGAVLASDAFFPMPDTVEAAVKAGVTAIIQPGGSKRDEDSVAVCNAHNIAMVYTDMRHFKH
- the purD gene encoding phosphoribosylamine--glycine ligase, yielding MRVLVIGSGGREHSIVAKLASSTEVTALYAAPGNGGIADLATCVPIDVTAVEDLVHFAKEEQIDWTFVGPEIPLLAGVVNAFQQEGLNVFGPTKEAALIEGSKDYAKSFMRVHAIPTAASETFSDADKAKAYIAKKGAPIVVKADGLAAGKGVVVAQTVEEAQEAVESMLVDNQFGQAGSLVIIEDFLDGKEFSLMAFVNGENVYPLVPARDHKRVYDNDQGPNTGGMGAYAPIPDLQQTVIDEAIERILKPAAAGLVKEDRSFTGVLYAGLIETTDGPKVIEFNARFGDPETQVILPLLENDLLQVMQDVTAGEDPKLTWKDAYATGTVIAASGYPGSYDKQLPIPDLTELPQDVYCIHAGTEKTADGYVSNGGRILFIGSVHHNRTDAVESVKTGLEIFEDNPNFHYRTDIGFGK
- a CDS encoding DUF2892 domain-containing protein, yielding MKPNMGIIQAMIRITAGISIVGYATAVLVTRPRKLTAHLALLAGAMKIAEGIVRYCPSMTIINQFLHKQDSQDQEQDSQGKEKDSQGE
- a CDS encoding YerC/YecD family TrpR-related protein; this translates as MQLDKLRGEHLDELFEAILSLKDIEECYRFFDDIATISEIQSLTQRLQVAKMLRAGATYHAIVQETSASTTTISRVKRCLNYGNEGYNTVLERLEEKTED